The Cucumis melo cultivar AY chromosome 6, USDA_Cmelo_AY_1.0, whole genome shotgun sequence genome includes a region encoding these proteins:
- the LOC103491736 gene encoding pentatricopeptide repeat-containing protein At3g26630, chloroplastic, with the protein MVPCLSYTHDVFPSKNFSLTPRGNIRAKKALFLLQNCKNFKHLRQIHAKIIRSGLSNDQLLTRKLIHLYSTHGRIAYAIFLFYQIQNPCTFTWNLIIRANTINGLSEQALMLYKNMVCQGIAADKFTFPFVIKACTNFLSIDLGKVVHGSSIKYGFSGDAFVQNNLIDFYFKCGHKHCALKVFEKMRVCNVVSWTTVISGLISCGDLLEARRIFDEMPSKNVVSWTAMINGYIRNQQPEEALELFKRMQAENIFPNEYTMVSLIKACTEMGILSLGRGIHDYTIKNCFEIGVYLGTALIDMYSKCGSIKDAIEVFETMPRRSLPTWNSMITSLGVHGLGQQALNIFSEMERVNVEPDAITFVGVLCACVHMKNVKEGCAYFKRMTQHYGIAPIPEHYECMTELYARSNNLDKAFKSTKAISVEPD; encoded by the coding sequence ATGGTTCCATGTCTCTCATATACCCATGACGTTTTTCCGAGCAAGAATTTTTCCCTGACCCCAAGAGGGAACATACGAGCGAAGAAGGCTctcttcttacttcaaaactgcAAGAATTTCAAACACCTCAGGCAAATCCATGCCAAAATCATTCGTAGTGGCCTTTCTAACGATCAATTACTTACTAGGAAACTCATTCATCTCTACTCTACTCATGGAAGAATAGCATATgcgatttttctattttatcaaATCCAAAACCCTTGTACGTTTACTTGGAATCTGATAATCAGGGCCAACACTATCAATGGTCTCTCTGAACAAGCTCTCATGTTGTATAAGAACATGGTATGTCAAGGAATTGCAGCCGATAAGTTTACATTTCCATTTGTCATCAAAGCTTGTACAAATTTCTTATCCATTGACCTAGGAAAAGTAGTTCATGGGTCTTCAATCAAATACGGTTTTTCAGGGGATGCATTCGTGCAGAACAATCTGATAGATTTTTACTTTAAGTGTGGACATAAACATTGTGCTTTGAAGGTGTTTGAGAAAATGCGTGTTTGCAATGTGGTTTCATGGACAACCGTGATATCTGGGCTCATCTCTTGCGGTGATTTACTGGAAGCAAGAAGGATATTTGATGAGATGCCATCTAAAAATGTTGTTTCATGGACAGCAATGATAAATGGGTATATTAGAAATCAACAACCTGAAGAAGCTCTTGAACTGTTTAAGAGAATGCAGGCTGAGAATATTTTCCCAAACGAGTATACAATGGTAAGCTTGATCAAAGCATGTACAGAAATGGGAATCTTAAGTCTTGGTCGAGGGATTCACGACTATACAATCAAGAACTGTTTTGAAATTGGTGTTTATCTCGGCACGGCCCTGATTGACATGTACAGCAAATGTGGTAGTATAAAGGATGCAATAGAAGTTTTTGAGACGATGCCTAGAAGAAGTTTGCCGACTTGGAACTCGATGATCACCAGCTTAGGAGTACATGGGTTGGGGCAGCAAGCTCTCAATATTTTCAGTGAAATGGAAAGGGTAAATGTGGAGCCAGATGCAATCACTTTCGTAGGCGTTTTATGCGCTTGTGTACATATGAAGAATGTCAAGGAAGGGTGTGCTTACTTCAAACGAATGACACAACATTATGGTATTGCACCAATTCCTGAGCATTACGAGTGCATGACTGAGCTATATGCTCGTTCTAATAACTTGGATAAAGCCTTCAAATCAACAAAAGCGATATCGGTAGAACCCGATTAG
- the LOC127143777 gene encoding light-regulated protein, chloroplastic-like, with product MQAAVLSIAVPSLLPSSTLSNSSHSHFPFITFGSNSSRPSAIKATASVVYDTSVVDYSSAISVFPAEACETIGGEACCWANMFPEVRLQPSLNNNQNPAVANLEEIDREYLDYAADSKTVFRGEACDDLGGEFCEAEFLNGVF from the exons ATGCAGGCCGCTGTTCTTAGCATTGCTGTTCCTTCCCTTCTTCCCAGCTCAACACTTTCCAATAGTAGCCATTCTCATTTCCCTTTCATCACATTTGGTTCTAACTCATCACGTCCCTCGGCCATCAAAGCAACCGCCTCGGTCGTCTATGACACATCTGTAGTTGATTATAGCTCTGCTATCTC GGTGTTTCCAGCAGAAGCATGTGAGACAATAGGTGGAGAGGCATGTTGTTGGGCAAATATGTTTCCAGAAGTAAGGCTTCAGCCTTCACTTAACAATAATCAAAACCCCGCCGTTGCAAATTTGGAGGAGATTGATAGAGAGTATCTTGATTATGCCGCCGATTCAAAGAC TGTTTTCCGAGGAGAGGCTTGCGATGATCTTGGTGGAGAATTCTGTGAAGCTGAGTTCCTAAATGGGGTTTTCTAG
- the LOC103491734 gene encoding transcription factor ICE1, with the protein MLPKSTGILWLDGDHEDATSWTTTTNHDNHHSLPIPPAPSISSFKSILPSDCYINSSTPLNPSHQDFPSLSSHPHLPDLPFSSNPSDDFLLHPLDSSSSCSPSHAFPLHPSHSNSILPSHKSSCFSSLLNVVCGSSFDNAFDLGGENGLLGSYQGNQALMGFTGISSLPQIANQELTLNNSDFPVPDNSPAFGPGFNSAAAFENFDACGNALFQNRSKVLRPLEVFPEVGVQPTLFQKRAAHRVGSGGPDKLENLEVSGFKLGEGSMWTPNLERLRKMNGDEDIEDGSVDVSRLNYDSDEPIEYNKQEDNVNAKKCGSHSNANSTITGGDQKGKKKGLPAKNLMAERRRRKKLNDRLYMLRSVVPKISKMDRASILGDAIDYLKELLQRINDLHNELESTPPGSVLQPSASFHPLTPTLPTLPCRVKEELCPSNLSSPYAQPARVEVRVREGRAVNIHMFCSRKPGLLLSTMRALDNLGLDIQQAVISCFNGFALDVFRAEQSKEGQEILPEQIKAVLLDSAGLHGVV; encoded by the exons ATGCTTCCCAAATCCACCGGAATCCTCTGGCTCGACGGCGACCATGAAGACGCTACTTCTTGGACAACAACAACCAACCACGACAACCACCACTCCCTCCCCATTCCTCCCGCCCCCTCCATTTCCTCCTTCAAATCCATTCTCCCATCCGACTGCTACATCAACTCTTCTACTCCTCTCAATCCTTCCCACCAAGATTTCCCTTCCCTTTCTTCTCATCCCCACCTTCCTGACCTTCCTTTCTCCTCCAATCCTTCTGATGACTTCCTCTTACACCCTTTAGATTCCTCCTCTTCCTGCTCTCCTTCTCACGCTTTTCCTCTCCATCCTTCCCATTCCAACTCCATCTTACCTTCTCACAAATCTTCCtgcttttcttctcttcttaaCGTTGTTTGCGGTTCCAGTTTTGATAATGCCTTTGATTTAGGCGGTGAAAATGGTCTGCTTGGATCTTACCAGGGTAACCAAGCTTTGATGGGTTTCACTGGCATTTCGTCTCTTCCTCAAATAGCTAATCAGGAGCTCACCTTAAACAACTCCGACTTTCCCGTTCCCGATAACTCTCCGGCATTTGGTCCTGGATTTAATTCGGCGGCTGCTTTTGAGAACTTCGATGCCTGTGGGAATGCTCTGTTTCAGAACAGGTCTAAGGTTTTGAGACCTCTCGAAGTGTTCCCGGAGGTCGGTGTGCAGCCGACCCTGTTTCAGAAGCGGGCGGCGCATCGAGTTGGCTCTGGTGGACCTGATAAACTAGAGAATTTGGAGGTTTCGGGGTTTAAATTAGGAGAAGGCTCAATGTGGACGCCGAATTTAGAGAGGCTGAGGAAGATGAACGGCGACGAGGACATTGAGGATGGCAGCGTGGATGTTTCTCGCTTGAATTATGATTCCGACGAACCCATTGAGTATAATAAGCAAGAGGATAATGTTAATGCTAAAAAATGTGGAAGCCATTCCAATGCCAACAGTACTATCACTGGCGGAGACCAGAAGGGGAAGAAGAAGGGGCTGCCGGCGAAAAATCTGATGGCGGAGCGGCGGCGTAGAAAGAAACTGAATGATAGACTTTACATGCTTAGGTCCGTCGTACCCAAGATAAGCAAG ATGGATAGAGCTTCAATACTTGGAGATGCCATTGACTACTTGAAGGAGCTTCTTCAAAGGATAAATGATCTCCATAATGAACTTGAGTCGACCCCTCCTGGTTCTGTGTTGCAACCTTCTGCGAGCTTTCACCCGTTGACGCCGACGCTGCCGACTCTTCCTTGTCGTGTCAAAGAGGAGCTGTGTCCAAGCAACTTGTCCAGCCCCTATGCACAGCCTGCCAGG GTTGAAGTCCGGGTCAGAGAAGGCAGAGCTGTCAATATTCACATGTTTTGTTCTCGCAAGCCAGGTCTCTTGCTATCCACCATGAGGGCTTTGGATAACCTTGGGTTGGACATCCAGCAAGCTGTAATCAGCTGTTTCAATGGATTTGCTTTAGACGTGTTTCGCGCCGAG CAATCCAAGGAAGGTCAGGAGATCTTGCCTGAGCAAATAAAAGCAGTGCTGTTGGATTCAGCTGGTTTACATGGTGTTGTATAA